Proteins from one Epinephelus moara isolate mb chromosome 1, YSFRI_EMoa_1.0, whole genome shotgun sequence genomic window:
- the LOC126391770 gene encoding uncharacterized protein LOC126391770, translated as MFTGCGVVSGQNQYLIRDAVRPHPGLEVNRAIQMENGVIPGTCSVYQNQTYSNAGQPAVVNSVSSPLKPAPLPVPPPALKLGQEGFKKVCRTEEDSPCPFPGLASGVLEMRVKEGSKIRNLMGFAMARMQGEKGVSGGGVSGGGLRQVVFTGSGRAVTKTITCAEIMKRKVGSLHQLTKLRYKVVKEVWESSEGGTSEMTVHRTVPSISILLSKDQLDTQEPGYQPPETLSALWEEREGVESASQTACKRPLGHLPYSSFPHCKRVCLGEGVSVHPPH; from the coding sequence ATGTTCACAGGGTGTGGAGTGGTCAGTGGCCAGAACCAGTACCTGATCAGAGACGCTGTCAGGCCCCATCCCGGACTAGAGGTGAACAGAGCGATCCAAATGGAGAATGGGGTTATCCCAGGGACCTGCTCTGTCTACCAGAATCAAACTTACAGCAATGCTGGCCAGCCAGCAGTGGTCAACAGTGTTTCCAGCCCGCTGAAGCCTGCGCCACTGCCAGTCCCTCCCCCTGCACTCAAACTAGGGCAGGAAGGGTTTAAGAAAGTCTGCCGAACTGAGGAGGACAGCCCCTGTCCCTTTCCAGGACTGGCCTCTGGGGTGCTGGAGATGCGTGTGAAAGAGGGAAGTAAGATCCGCAACTTAATGGGATTTGCCATGGCACGGATGCAGGGAGAGAAGGGTGTAAGTGGGGGAGGTGTGAGTGGCGGTGGGCTCAGGCAGGTGGTCTTCACCGGGTCAGGCCGTGCAGTCACAAAGACCATCACTTGTGCTGAGATCATGAAACGAAAAGTGGGCTCTCTGCACCAGCTGACCAAACTGCGGTACAAGGTGGTGAAAGAGGTGTGGGAGAGTAGTGAAGGGGGGACATCTGAAATGACGGTGCACAGGACGGTGCCCTCCATCAGCATCCTTCTTTCCAAAGACCAACTGGATACCCAGGAACCGGGCTATCAGCCTCCAGAGACTCTCAGTGCATtgtgggaggagagagagggtgtCGAATCGGCCTCGCAGACAGCATGCAAGAGACCTCTTGGACATTTGCCATACAGCAGTTTCCCCCACTGTAAGAGAGTGTGTTTGGGGGAAGGAGTCTCAGTGCACCCTCCTCACTGA